tttaaagtttcttTCGTATTGGTAAGAAGAGAGGGCGGTGCGTTGTCCTAGGTTTCGGCCGGACTAGCGTATCGTCCGGTCTTCCATAGCGCTATTAAAACTACTAATTAGGTAATTGCGACTGTCGACAAGTCCAACCTTGCTGGTGTTGAGTAATTAATTATACGAGATGACCCGTAAGTACCGTGACACACATGTAAATAatcatgtttacaatatttaaataccaCTAAGTGCTCTTAAcactattttgaaataatactgGAAGGACAAATTCCATCGAACGTTCTAGAATGCAGCACGTTTAGACGCTGTATCCATGACATGACACGAGTCATATTTGGGTGACGCTATGCTTTGTATCAAGAAAATTGATTCTATCCGCTCTAGTGAACCATCATTTTCTCATGTTTACATTACTTATCGCGTGTTATTGATTGATTAAGAGCACGCTATTGTTATAAATTGACATAATAATggtattttttcacttttttaataTGCTGTCAGAACACAGATACCTTTATGTAAACAAGTCTTTGTTCCAGGCGGAAACCAGAGAGATTTGGCTCGCGCCAAGAACCAAAAAAAACAGCAAGAAATGCAAAAGAAAAAGAATGCCAGTGAAAAGTCTGGTATGTCTTTACAAGAAAGGAAACATAGGTACTTGTTTTTATAACCTCTTAATAATTTGACTTACATTATTTACCCCATCACTAATGTCTGGCGTTCAtctttcaaataaaagtagAGGGTGCTTTGAATTGTGACCCAGGTGGGTAGGGctgacagttatttattttaataaaatattttgactgaaaaataataaaaggagGCAACTAACATacatgttttaaaatgaaaatccaTGTTCAAGTTATGTCTATCTAACTATAATCAttggcaaggatattgagccctgacattcacctgcacagaagtgatttattagtttattgccAAAAGTGTACTGTGCGCAAAGCTGTCCCCACTCTTctgccgagagctcattatctgTGCTGATAACTTTACTCAGCCAGTTGGAACGTGTAAATGGTCTAATTGAactaaatgatttgactttgaccgTTTGCTTGCTAACAATCTGTAATACAggcatttttaatgtattttttctttgttctgGGTTAAAGGATTGAAAATGATGACACAAATTGCTTTATGTATTAGCCAGTAGATTAATAATTtgctgtaaattattttttaatatctatttcTTTTGTTCTAGGGATGCTGAACTAATGAGAGAAAAGCAACGAAAAAAAGAAGAACAATTAGCAGCAAAAATGAATAACCAAAAACAAGCTGCAAATTAACTATGATTAAATATGAATGTTTCTTGACTGCTCCATATTATGTATGATCACATAAAGTTTTGAGCTTGTCAGTGGAAAGCTGAAATTGTTTATGTGAGATAAGCAATCCTATAAATTagaataacattaaaatcttGTGTTAAACAGAgcctaatttaattataaacccAAATAAAGATGTTTATGTTGAATTAAGTTGGGAGTCTAGGATTTGAATGAGTATGATCTGAAGCGGTTGAAGTTGGATCTGTGATTCATCACAGCTCCAATGCAAATTGGAAATAGATTTGTCACAATAAGTCTTAGCATTTATGCAAATCTTAATGTTAATTTTGACTGAGTAGGTTTGTATGTATACTCAACTACCCACTTTTGtacaataaaatcttaaaagtacaatttttgttatgttttatctGGAAATTTACCtgttataaatcaaattaaGAATAACATCCTGGCGTTAAGTTGTAATATATTCCATGACATTGTTCAGTCACACTAAGTGGAGTGCCAATCGCTCTTGTTGTATAGCTAACTATACTGAAGTGGATGCAAATGGAAGTTGGTTATGAAGAAGCCTTATGTTCATTACATCAATATCTTGCCGATTTTGTAGTAGgtattattgtataataaatatatttgaatataaaaataccttgTTCCACTTTACTGCAACAATATTTTCACGAATACAGTTCTAACAGAGAATTCTGCCTCAAAATGTTAACTATGTGAAAACTGCTCGAaaggtgtgcgttcgcgcagcggaatgttgttgaatttaaagattttaattatgcagataattagtgtaagacgtcctataattgtgtatggtaaataaaaatttgtgtatgcagccattgtggagaaattcaccaaaaacagattccgctgggcgaacgttggcgaacgttgtcctggcggaactttttttaatccatagactttagaagaaaagagatgtgtccgaaaattagtgtgtatttgtgtataattgattatgtatgaatgaaatcagtgcatgcataaacttcgaagaaattcaagtttccgctacgcgaacgtttggccattagctagttttcatataaagcgcttacatagagagctgtagatttttacatacgttgttttgaatttgtttatatttgtttaaaaacagatttagaaaagtcgtagggcttaaaagataaaaatataaacgtaaaatacacttattagtcTTAGTTCgttagattttcacgtttacacaaaccttgtaagtgtctccaacatgttgccaagtatcaatgatgttccgttagtaattaaaaagttataggatattttaccatttatttaccgtgaacagatcactgtttacaaagcagtcgaatatcacgacgttctaaaggaattgcatggtaaaatttatgccaataattagtttaatcattcaactattcacttgcaaaatttcatgtcattaaattcagtaattaaagcaagacaattataatactgacggagcatcgaaac
The window above is part of the Helicoverpa armigera isolate CAAS_96S chromosome 3, ASM3070526v1, whole genome shotgun sequence genome. Proteins encoded here:
- the LOC110380853 gene encoding putative SERF-like protein, encoding MTRGNQRDLARAKNQKKQQEMQKKKNASEKSGMSLQERKHRDAELMREKQRKKEEQLAAKMNNQKQAAN